The following proteins are co-located in the Macadamia integrifolia cultivar HAES 741 chromosome 3, SCU_Mint_v3, whole genome shotgun sequence genome:
- the LOC122074660 gene encoding F-box/kelch-repeat protein At1g22040-like has translation MGSFLSSAGNRACEYSELLQNENCKRQRLLLGFSDENPRLIPSLPDEISMQILARVPRICYLSVKKVSRSWNFAITSPELFNLRKELGMTEEWLYILSKVDDDRLLWYALDPLSKKWQRLPPMPNVAYEEEPKKGLSALRMWNVIGSSIKIADIIRGWLGRKDGLDRMPFCGCAIGAVDGCLYVLGGFSRSSAMRCVWRFDPVLNMWSEVSSMSIARAYCKTGILNGKLYVVGGVSRGRGGALTPLQSAEVFDPHTGVWSQVPSMPFSRAQVLPTAFLADMLKPIATGMTSYRGRLCVPQSLYSWPFFVDVGGEIYDPETNSWVEMPTGMGEGWPARQAGTKLSVVVDGELYALDPSSSLDSGKIKMYDHQEDAWKVVVGKVPIRDFTDSESPYLLAGFLGRLHVITKDSNHEIAVLQANVCNRLSSSPSTSSSSVRTTGASFPACGSSVPSDVLPVTAVDFSYQHCDSTAEEETEAWKVIATRNFGSAELVCCQVLDV, from the coding sequence ATGGGGTCATTTCTGAGTTCGGCTGGTAACAGGGCTTGCGAGTATAGTGAGCTTTTACAAAACGAAAACTGCAAGAGGCAAAGGTTGTTATTAGGCTTCAGTGATGAGAATCCAAGACTTATTCCCAGTCTTCCGGATGAGATATCAATGCAGATCCTAGCTAGAGTTCCCAGGATTTGTTACTTGAGTGTGAAGAAGGTGTCACGGAGCTGGAATTTTGCCATTACAAGCCCTGAACTTTTCAATTTGCGAAAAGAACTTGGCATGACAGAAGAATGGCTTTATATATTGTCTAAGGTTGATGATGATAGGCTTTTATGGTATGCATTGGACCCTTTGTCCAAAAAATGGCAACGGTTGCCTCCAATGCCCAATGTTGCTTATGAAGAAGAGCCTAAGAAGGGTTTATCTGCTCTTCGGATGTGGAATGTGATTGGGTCAAGCATCAAGATTGCAGATATCATCAGGGGCTGGCTCGGACGGAAGGATGGATTGGATCGAATGCCTTTTTGTGGTTGTGCTATTGGGGCTGTTGATGGCTGCCTCTATGTGTTGGGTGGATTCTCTCGATCTTCAGCCATGAGGTGTGTCTGGCGATTTGATCCGGTTCTAAATATGTGGAGTGAAGTGAGCTCTATGTCCATTGCTAGGGCATATTGTAAGACAGGCATCTTGAATGGCAAGCTTTATGTTGTTGGAGGGGTTAGTAGGGGTCGTGGTGGTGCACTGACTCCGCTTCAATCCGCTGAAGTATTTGACCCTCACACAGGAGTGTGGTCTCAAGTGCCAAGCATGCCATTCTCAAGAGCTCAGGTTTTACCTACTGCCTTTTTGGCTGACATGCTGAAGCCCATTGCCACTGGAATGACTTCATACCGCGGAAGGTTATGTGTGCCACAGAGTCTGTATTCCTGGCCCTTTTTTGTTGATGTTGGAGGAGAGATTTATGATCCTGAAACAAATTCATGGGTTGAAATGCCAACTGGAATGGGAGAGGGATGGCCTGCTAGGCAAGCAGGAACTAAATTAAGTGTTGTAGTAGATGGGGAGCTATATGCTCTGGATCCTTCTAGTTCTCTAGATAGTGGTAAGATCAAGATGTATGATCACCAAGAGGATGCATGGAAAGTAGTTGTAGGAAAGGTTCCTATTCGGGATTTCACTGATTCAGAATCTCCGTATTTACTTGCTGGTTTTCTAGGGAGGCTTCATGTCATAACAAAAGATTCCAACCATGAAATTGCAGTTCTACAGGCTAACGTCTGTAATCGATTAAGTTCCTCTCCATCAACTTCGTCTTCTTCAGTAAGAACCACAGGAGCAAGTTTCCCTGCCTGTGGTTCGTCCGTGCCTTCTGATGTGCTCCCTGTAACTGCAGTAGACTTTTCATATCAACATTGTGACTCAACAGCAGAAGAAGAAACCGAAGCCTGGAAGGTTATTGCCACGCGGAATTTTGGGTCAGCTGAGCTGGTCTGCTGTCAAGTACTTGATGTCTGA